A genomic window from Candidatus Bathyarchaeota archaeon includes:
- a CDS encoding 4Fe-4S binding protein, with the protein MSEAEKPGSKSLPIGGILVKPGSSIEYKTGDWRAFRPTLDEKKCTGCLICWIYCPDSAIIRKPPIVAINYEFCKGCGICANECPVKAITMVEEGA; encoded by the coding sequence ATGAGCGAAGCAGAAAAACCAGGATCAAAATCATTGCCCATTGGTGGAATTTTAGTTAAACCTGGCTCATCAATAGAATATAAAACAGGAGATTGGAGAGCGTTCAGACCAACCTTAGATGAGAAAAAATGCACCGGCTGCCTCATCTGTTGGATCTACTGTCCTGACTCAGCAATTATCCGCAAGCCCCCTATCGTCGCGATCAACTACGAATTCTGCAAGGGCTGTGGAATCTGCGCCAATGAATGTCCAGTGAAAGCAATAACTATGGTAGAGGAGGGGGCCTAA
- a CDS encoding 50S ribosomal protein L2: MGKKIIVQRRGRGSPTFRAATHRRVAPTQYPVLTGIESTSAVEGVIREIVHDPGRGAPLASVSLENGETYYMVAPEGISVGQKILVGATAPIAVGNVVPLGRIPEGTLVCNIELSPGDGGKLVRSSGLYATVVAHTPNGTILKLPSGKSICVSDLCRATIGVIAGAGRPDKPFLKAGERYHLMAAKGHKYPRVRGIAMIAAYHPYGGGRHHQIGKPSTVSRGAPPGRKVGLIAARQSGRAKKKRAGIQ; this comes from the coding sequence TTGGGGAAAAAAATTATTGTTCAGCGAAGAGGGCGTGGTTCGCCGACGTTTCGAGCGGCAACGCATAGGCGGGTTGCCCCAACCCAGTATCCAGTGTTGACTGGGATTGAATCAACTTCTGCGGTTGAGGGTGTAATTAGAGAGATTGTACATGATCCTGGGAGAGGGGCTCCATTAGCCTCCGTCTCTCTCGAAAATGGGGAAACGTATTATATGGTTGCTCCTGAGGGCATTTCCGTTGGTCAAAAAATCTTGGTTGGAGCTACTGCTCCAATTGCGGTAGGCAATGTGGTTCCGTTGGGGCGAATTCCCGAAGGTACTTTGGTTTGTAACATCGAGTTGTCCCCAGGTGATGGGGGTAAATTGGTGCGTTCCTCGGGCTTATATGCGACTGTTGTAGCTCATACTCCAAACGGGACGATCTTGAAGCTTCCATCTGGAAAGTCTATTTGTGTAAGTGACCTTTGTCGGGCTACGATTGGGGTAATTGCAGGAGCTGGTCGCCCCGATAAACCCTTTTTGAAGGCTGGGGAACGATACCATTTGATGGCTGCTAAAGGGCATAAGTATCCGCGGGTTAGAGGAATTGCAATGATTGCTGCGTATCACCCTTATGGTGGGGGGCGGCATCACCAAATTGGGAAGCCTTCAACCGTATCCCGAGGGGCTCCCCCAGGTCGGAAGGTAGGTTTGATTGCTGCGAGGCAATCAGGTCGGGCGAAGAAGAAACGGGCTGGAATTCAGTAG
- the porA gene encoding pyruvate ferredoxin oxidoreductase — protein MAKVIGLTGDHAIAYAAKQCDVDVVAAYPITPQTIIVERFSDYVANGEVKTEYVCVESEHSAMSACVGASTTGARVFTATSSQGLALMHEILYIASSLRCPIVMAVVNRALSAPINIHCDHSDMMGSRDCGWIQLYSENAQEAYDLTIQAFKIAEDPEILLPVTVNLDGFIISHCMEGVNVISDEEVRKFLPPRKAVYKLDPANPITIGALCFTDYYFEIKFQQEDVMKKVPAKVKEVGEEFGKITGRSYGLIETFGLEDAEVAVMCLGSTAGTARVVADKLRKSGKPVGVIKVRLYRPFPTQEIVEAVKGLKALTVLDRVATSGAPSGPLCSDVKTALYAETEKPLITNVIYGLGGRDISPENLEDIFNDALRTADVGRVDRPIKYVGVRE, from the coding sequence ATGGCAAAAGTAATTGGTTTAACTGGCGATCACGCAATAGCCTACGCAGCTAAGCAATGCGATGTAGATGTTGTAGCAGCCTATCCAATAACCCCTCAAACAATTATTGTAGAACGATTTAGCGACTACGTTGCAAACGGAGAAGTAAAGACCGAATACGTTTGCGTAGAATCAGAACATTCAGCGATGTCCGCCTGTGTCGGAGCCAGCACAACTGGCGCGCGAGTTTTCACCGCAACTTCAAGCCAAGGATTAGCCCTCATGCATGAAATCCTCTACATAGCATCAAGTCTCCGTTGCCCTATAGTCATGGCCGTGGTAAATCGTGCATTATCCGCTCCGATTAACATCCACTGCGATCACAGCGACATGATGGGCAGCCGCGACTGCGGTTGGATCCAACTCTACAGTGAAAACGCGCAAGAAGCCTACGACTTAACAATTCAAGCATTCAAAATCGCAGAGGACCCAGAGATTCTCCTACCAGTCACAGTAAATCTCGACGGTTTCATCATCTCACATTGCATGGAAGGAGTAAATGTCATTTCGGACGAAGAGGTAAGAAAGTTCTTGCCCCCGAGGAAAGCCGTATACAAACTGGATCCGGCAAACCCAATAACGATCGGTGCACTTTGCTTCACAGACTACTACTTTGAAATTAAATTTCAGCAAGAAGATGTCATGAAAAAAGTGCCAGCGAAGGTTAAGGAAGTTGGTGAAGAATTTGGAAAGATAACTGGCCGGAGCTATGGTCTAATAGAAACATTTGGATTAGAAGACGCTGAGGTTGCGGTTATGTGCCTCGGAAGCACTGCCGGAACCGCTAGGGTAGTAGCCGACAAACTAAGAAAGTCCGGTAAGCCAGTTGGAGTTATTAAAGTGCGATTATACAGACCGTTTCCAACGCAGGAAATCGTCGAAGCAGTTAAGGGATTAAAAGCGTTAACAGTTCTGGATAGGGTGGCTACCTCAGGAGCACCGTCAGGACCATTATGTAGCGATGTCAAAACAGCGCTTTACGCTGAGACAGAGAAGCCGCTGATCACGAATGTGATTTATGGTCTCGGAGGACGAGATATCTCACCGGAAAACCTAGAAGATATCTTCAATGACGCATTGAGAACGGCTGACGTTGGAAGGGTAGATCGTCCAATTAAATACGTGGGGGTGAGGGAGTAA
- a CDS encoding 50S ribosomal protein L22, whose product MTILLFFCNKLGEVAVPKWAYSITGLDPDKTAKASGRELKISPKAAREICAAIKGLKLDEAKELLQRVVDKKQPIPYRRYKKEVPHRHGIEGWYAGKYPVRAAKEILSVLEGLEANAGYKGLDLDKLRIIHAAAQRARKIRKFIPRAFGRSSPYFDKLTHVELVVSEE is encoded by the coding sequence ATGACGATTCTTCTGTTCTTTTGCAACAAGTTAGGTGAAGTGGCTGTGCCAAAGTGGGCTTATTCGATCACGGGCTTGGATCCGGATAAGACAGCGAAGGCCAGTGGGAGAGAGTTGAAGATTTCTCCGAAGGCTGCCAGAGAGATATGCGCTGCGATTAAAGGGTTGAAGCTTGATGAAGCAAAGGAGCTTCTTCAGCGTGTAGTTGATAAAAAACAGCCAATTCCTTATCGAAGATACAAGAAAGAGGTTCCACATCGTCATGGGATTGAGGGATGGTATGCAGGGAAATACCCGGTTAGGGCGGCGAAAGAAATTCTTTCGGTTCTCGAAGGTCTCGAAGCGAACGCAGGGTATAAGGGCTTAGATTTAGACAAGCTTCGAATTATTCATGCCGCTGCGCAGCGGGCGCGGAAGATTAGAAAGTTCATTCCTCGAGCCTTTGGGCGTTCAAGTCCGTATTTTGATAAATTAACTCATGTTGAATTAGTTGTAAGTGAAGAATAA
- the rpl4p gene encoding 50S ribosomal protein L4: MKASVQVYNLEGKAVKRIRLPSVFRTPLRPDVVRKVVVALQSHRLQPQGRDPLAGKRTTAESRGVGLHLARIPRVKGHGSVTAGSGAFAPMTVGGRRAHPPRAEKVVSKKINRKERQLAIRSAIAATAIKDLVMARGHAADRVKNFPLVITDDLQELKEAEAVREVFTKLGVWSDVVRVREGTKIRAGKGKARGRRIKRGKGPLLVVAEDKGIGRAARNHPGVDVVLVNNLNAELLAPGAHLGRLTIWTESALKKLESQVNSSA, translated from the coding sequence GTGAAAGCTTCAGTTCAAGTATACAATCTTGAGGGAAAGGCTGTAAAGCGGATTCGTCTCCCAAGCGTATTCCGAACTCCGCTCCGTCCCGATGTAGTTAGGAAGGTAGTTGTTGCTCTGCAATCTCATCGGCTTCAACCTCAAGGACGGGATCCTCTTGCTGGGAAGCGAACCACTGCAGAGTCGCGTGGTGTCGGGCTACACCTTGCCCGAATTCCGCGGGTTAAGGGCCACGGCTCTGTAACCGCTGGATCCGGGGCTTTCGCCCCAATGACTGTAGGGGGGAGGCGAGCGCATCCTCCCCGTGCTGAAAAAGTGGTCTCGAAAAAAATTAATCGAAAGGAACGCCAACTCGCAATTCGCTCGGCAATCGCCGCAACCGCTATCAAAGACCTGGTTATGGCACGTGGGCATGCCGCTGATCGGGTTAAAAATTTTCCATTAGTGATTACTGATGACCTACAAGAATTAAAGGAAGCCGAGGCTGTTCGTGAAGTTTTTACGAAGCTTGGTGTCTGGTCGGATGTGGTTAGGGTTAGGGAGGGAACGAAAATTCGGGCTGGTAAGGGGAAGGCAAGAGGAAGACGAATTAAGAGAGGTAAAGGCCCCTTGCTGGTCGTCGCTGAAGATAAGGGAATCGGGCGGGCAGCCCGGAACCATCCGGGAGTTGACGTGGTGTTAGTTAACAATCTTAATGCTGAATTGCTTGCCCCCGGCGCTCATCTTGGGCGGCTAACTATTTGGACCGAGTCGGCTCTGAAAAAACTTGAGAGTCAGGTGAATTCCAGTGCCTAA
- a CDS encoding 50S ribosomal protein L3 yields the protein MGHRKKSAPRRGSLAYLPRGRARRQVGRIRFWPEVETGPILLGFAGYKAGMTYVYLTDDRPNSRNYGKEVFSPVTIVEIPQMMVCAVRAYVETSNGLCTLTEAWMRDPPKNLRRVFPLPEKFEPEKAFAKIAESLDRVKEFRVIMCTQPWSIGLKKQPDLIEVKIGGGDIKQQFEYAKGLLGKTVRVSDVFKEGQFIDVIAVTKGKGFQGPVKRWGVHLLPHKSRKTRRGIGCLGPWHPAHLMYTVPRAGQMGYAQRTEYNKRIIKIGSNGMEVTPKGGFLSYGVVRGDYLMLEGSVPGPAKRLIRLRYPVRAQMLPVGAPKITYVSIESPQGK from the coding sequence GTGGGTCATCGAAAGAAATCTGCTCCACGCCGTGGTTCGCTAGCTTATTTACCTAGAGGTAGGGCTCGTCGTCAAGTTGGGCGAATTCGGTTTTGGCCTGAGGTGGAGACAGGTCCGATACTTCTTGGTTTTGCCGGTTACAAGGCTGGTATGACTTACGTTTATTTAACCGATGATCGTCCTAATTCTCGGAATTATGGAAAAGAAGTATTCTCGCCAGTTACAATTGTCGAAATCCCCCAAATGATGGTTTGTGCAGTTCGGGCATATGTGGAAACAAGTAATGGGCTTTGTACGTTAACTGAGGCTTGGATGAGGGATCCGCCGAAAAATCTGAGGCGGGTTTTTCCCCTTCCCGAGAAATTTGAACCTGAGAAAGCTTTCGCGAAGATTGCGGAGAGTCTTGATCGAGTTAAAGAATTCCGGGTAATTATGTGTACACAGCCTTGGTCGATAGGGCTGAAGAAACAGCCTGATCTAATCGAGGTTAAAATTGGTGGGGGAGATATTAAACAACAGTTTGAATATGCCAAAGGGTTGCTTGGTAAAACTGTTCGGGTATCTGATGTATTCAAAGAAGGGCAGTTCATAGATGTGATTGCTGTAACAAAAGGAAAAGGTTTTCAAGGTCCAGTCAAGCGGTGGGGGGTTCACCTTTTACCGCATAAATCGCGGAAAACGCGGCGTGGAATTGGCTGCCTTGGTCCATGGCATCCCGCGCATCTTATGTACACTGTCCCAAGGGCTGGGCAGATGGGATACGCTCAGCGTACCGAGTACAATAAGCGGATAATTAAAATTGGCTCTAATGGGATGGAGGTCACTCCGAAGGGGGGTTTTCTAAGCTACGGAGTTGTCCGTGGGGATTACCTCATGCTTGAAGGGAGTGTTCCAGGTCCAGCTAAGAGGCTTATCCGACTTCGCTATCCTGTTCGTGCTCAAATGCTTCCTGTAGGGGCGCCTAAAATTACCTACGTCAGTATCGAATCACCCCAAGGAAAATAG
- a CDS encoding sodium-translocating pyrophosphatase, with translation MEPLLVTTTLALCGIVGAVVLVWLVNKQPIGTERMKEVWQAIRQGSNAYLKRQFKTIGLIAISIAVAILVIFEASPPVAASGQADYFYAPKMAGAFLFGVACSLLAAYISMDAATRANVRTTNAAGESTYRALRVATYGGTVLGLSVISISLLGLSVLYYVFKDPGILAGFGFGASLAALFAQLGGGIYTKAADIGADLVGKVEEGIPEDDPRNPAVIADNVGDNVGDCAGRGADLFESVTAENIGGMIIGLVIYFVLYYATGVKPSEIFILLPLLVRAVGVIATYGGVGASIFVRHFKDPMEPLRFGLFISAGLCAVLLYFVITLSFGFISGLYLYGATLCGIAASILVVLITEIYTSSRSKYVVDIARASQSGPAITILSGLSAGMESTALPIVVIAIALLASFVIGQGWAATMHIKPFLGGIYGTTGATMGMLSVAGMILTMDGVGPISDNAGGIAEMAGCEEHVRQRLEPLDALGNTTKALTKGYAMASAALASLLLFQAFVLEVARYHSNIWDIALVSRIELQVLLTTLEGLGTQLPLNAVVVVVGVLLGSMLPFLFSSAALRAVSHTAYQMVDEVRRQFREIPGLREGKAKPDYAKCVDISTRQALKLMVAPGLIAVVTPIVVGYLLGWAAVGALVIGATVSAVPLAIMMMWGGCAWDNAKKYIEHGNLGGKHSPTHAAAVVGDTVGDPLKDTAGPSLHILIKLLNTISLVFIPLFLIYLARMFGL, from the coding sequence ATGGAACCGCTTCTTGTGACGACAACACTTGCATTATGTGGAATCGTAGGTGCTGTAGTTCTTGTGTGGTTAGTTAACAAGCAGCCCATTGGAACTGAGCGGATGAAAGAAGTGTGGCAGGCGATTAGGCAGGGCTCTAACGCTTATCTTAAGCGGCAGTTTAAAACCATTGGCTTAATCGCTATCTCGATAGCTGTCGCAATTCTTGTTATATTCGAGGCATCCCCTCCAGTTGCGGCAAGTGGGCAAGCCGATTACTTTTATGCCCCGAAAATGGCAGGTGCCTTTCTTTTTGGGGTGGCATGCTCATTACTGGCAGCTTATATTAGTATGGATGCGGCGACGAGGGCGAATGTGAGGACCACGAATGCTGCTGGCGAGAGCACTTATAGGGCTTTACGCGTCGCCACTTACGGTGGGACAGTGCTTGGGTTGTCTGTGATAAGTATTAGCTTGCTTGGATTGTCTGTTCTTTATTATGTATTTAAGGATCCAGGTATACTAGCTGGCTTTGGTTTCGGGGCGAGTTTGGCAGCCTTATTCGCTCAATTAGGTGGTGGGATATATACTAAAGCCGCCGACATCGGTGCAGACCTTGTTGGCAAAGTTGAAGAAGGGATACCTGAGGATGATCCGCGGAATCCAGCTGTAATCGCGGATAACGTAGGCGACAACGTGGGCGACTGTGCGGGTCGAGGTGCGGATCTTTTCGAATCCGTCACGGCTGAGAATATAGGTGGCATGATAATTGGCTTAGTAATTTACTTCGTGCTTTATTATGCCACTGGAGTCAAGCCAAGCGAGATTTTCATTCTTCTTCCCTTACTTGTTAGGGCGGTTGGGGTTATTGCTACTTACGGAGGTGTAGGTGCCTCCATTTTTGTAAGGCACTTCAAGGATCCGATGGAGCCGCTTAGGTTTGGCCTCTTTATATCCGCGGGTTTGTGTGCTGTTCTTCTCTACTTTGTCATTACGCTTTCGTTCGGCTTCATATCTGGATTATATCTTTATGGGGCTACTTTATGTGGAATTGCGGCAAGCATCCTAGTAGTGTTAATAACTGAGATCTATACTTCATCCCGCTCGAAGTATGTAGTTGATATTGCTAGAGCTTCACAATCTGGTCCAGCAATAACCATTCTTTCAGGACTCTCCGCTGGAATGGAGTCTACAGCGCTTCCAATCGTTGTAATAGCAATAGCCTTACTGGCTTCATTCGTTATAGGTCAAGGTTGGGCAGCAACTATGCATATTAAACCATTTTTAGGGGGGATCTATGGGACAACTGGAGCAACTATGGGTATGCTGTCAGTTGCTGGTATGATCTTGACGATGGACGGAGTGGGGCCGATCAGCGACAATGCTGGTGGAATTGCCGAGATGGCTGGGTGTGAAGAACACGTGCGCCAAAGGCTTGAGCCACTTGACGCGTTGGGAAACACCACAAAAGCGTTAACTAAGGGGTATGCAATGGCTTCGGCGGCGTTGGCCTCACTGCTTTTGTTTCAAGCTTTTGTGCTTGAAGTAGCAAGATATCATTCAAATATTTGGGATATCGCTCTGGTTAGTCGCATAGAGTTGCAAGTGCTTCTTACCACGTTAGAGGGTTTGGGAACACAGCTTCCATTGAACGCGGTTGTTGTTGTGGTCGGAGTTCTTTTAGGTTCGATGCTTCCCTTCTTATTCTCTTCGGCGGCCCTTCGTGCCGTGAGTCATACTGCCTACCAAATGGTTGATGAGGTTAGGCGACAATTTAGGGAGATACCCGGGTTACGTGAAGGCAAAGCGAAGCCTGACTATGCCAAATGCGTTGATATCAGCACTCGACAAGCACTTAAGCTAATGGTTGCCCCAGGTCTAATAGCAGTTGTAACTCCGATAGTGGTTGGCTATTTGCTTGGTTGGGCCGCCGTAGGGGCTTTAGTGATTGGCGCAACTGTATCCGCTGTTCCATTAGCAATTATGATGATGTGGGGTGGATGTGCTTGGGATAATGCTAAGAAGTACATCGAACATGGGAATTTAGGAGGGAAACATTCACCAACACATGCAGCTGCTGTAGTCGGTGACACCGTAGGCGACCCACTGAAGGATACCGCGGGACCCAGTCTTCACATACTAATTAAATTGCTGAATACAATTTCGCTTGTATTCATTCCATTGTTCCTAATCTACTTGGCTCGTATGTTTGGGCTTTAA
- a CDS encoding ribonuclease P protein component 1, whose translation MLSPENLIRHELIGLQVEIVKSSHPGYIGIRGIVIDETQKMLMISDGSRRKAVPKQTSVFKFTLPNGVVVEVDGKVIVGRPEDRVKKIPRRW comes from the coding sequence ATGCTTTCTCCTGAAAATTTGATTCGGCACGAATTAATTGGCTTGCAGGTGGAAATTGTGAAGAGCTCTCATCCTGGATATATTGGAATTCGGGGTATCGTTATAGATGAAACGCAAAAAATGCTCATGATTTCGGATGGTTCTCGTCGAAAAGCTGTGCCTAAACAAACTAGCGTATTCAAGTTTACCCTTCCTAATGGGGTTGTGGTTGAAGTTGACGGAAAGGTAATTGTCGGCAGGCCGGAGGATAGAGTTAAGAAGATTCCAAGGAGATGGTAG
- a CDS encoding 30S ribosomal protein S19: MVKEFTYRGYTIDELQRMSMDEFIRLLPTRQRRSLQRGLTPQQRTLLEKIRNAKRTLQTGEKPIIRTHCRDMIILPEMVGLTIALHDGKTFTNIDITPEMIGHYLGEFAATNKKVVHGIPGIGASRSSMYVPLK, translated from the coding sequence ATGGTTAAAGAATTCACCTATCGCGGTTACACAATTGATGAATTGCAACGAATGTCTATGGATGAATTCATCCGCCTACTTCCAACCCGCCAACGCAGGTCCCTACAACGTGGATTAACTCCGCAGCAACGGACTTTGTTAGAGAAAATTCGAAACGCGAAACGGACGCTTCAAACCGGTGAAAAACCGATTATTCGTACCCACTGTCGAGATATGATTATCCTGCCTGAAATGGTCGGCTTAACTATTGCCCTCCATGATGGTAAAACTTTCACGAACATCGATATAACTCCGGAAATGATTGGGCATTACCTCGGTGAGTTTGCTGCTACGAACAAAAAAGTAGTACATGGCATACCAGGGATCGGCGCTTCAAGGTCAAGTATGTATGTTCCTCTAAAGTAG
- a CDS encoding 30S ribosomal protein S3, with amino-acid sequence MSAIKHFITESIKKTELDEFLAKELDRAGYGGVEVTKTPLGTRVTIYAMKPGLIIGRRGQSIRDLSKTLEENFGIANPQIAVAEIEVPELNARIMASRVVSALQRGVHFRRAGFWALTQIMEAGALGAEIVIRGKLTSERARYEKFRAGYLPKCGDPALKYLRSAVAHVKLKPGLEGVQVRIMPPTAQFPDKVVLKPEIEAAPISETGTEVAPTLKASAPASESSTPAETAEAKATTLREEETTGAAS; translated from the coding sequence TTGTCGGCGATTAAACATTTTATTACCGAGTCAATCAAAAAAACAGAACTTGATGAATTTCTTGCAAAGGAGTTGGATCGCGCAGGTTACGGGGGGGTTGAGGTTACTAAGACACCCCTTGGAACTCGAGTTACTATTTACGCTATGAAACCTGGGCTGATCATCGGGAGAAGGGGGCAAAGTATACGTGACCTTTCAAAGACCCTTGAGGAGAATTTTGGAATCGCTAATCCACAGATTGCTGTCGCGGAAATCGAGGTTCCAGAACTCAATGCACGCATTATGGCGTCCAGAGTTGTCAGCGCTCTTCAGCGTGGGGTTCATTTTCGACGCGCTGGGTTCTGGGCGTTAACCCAGATCATGGAAGCCGGGGCTCTTGGGGCTGAAATTGTTATTCGAGGGAAACTAACTTCTGAGCGAGCACGATATGAGAAATTCCGCGCAGGATATCTTCCAAAATGTGGAGACCCTGCGCTTAAATATCTTCGATCAGCGGTAGCTCACGTTAAATTGAAGCCTGGCTTAGAAGGCGTACAGGTTAGAATCATGCCGCCTACAGCGCAGTTTCCTGATAAGGTAGTATTAAAGCCTGAAATTGAAGCTGCTCCAATATCAGAGACTGGAACTGAAGTTGCGCCAACACTTAAGGCTTCTGCACCGGCTAGCGAATCTTCAACTCCAGCCGAAACCGCGGAGGCTAAGGCAACCACTCTAAGGGAGGAGGAGACTACCGGTGCCGCTTCTTAG
- a CDS encoding pyruvate ferredoxin oxidoreductase subunit gamma: protein MFEIRWHGRGGQGAVTASQILAAAALLDGKYVQAFPEFGPERAGAPVRAFTRISDEPINIHSQIYTPDVVVVIDPTLLKTVNVTEGLIKGGKLIVNTDKTPEEIKKEVNVQDTEVYTVNATRIALDIVGRALFNTPMLGALIKATGVASLDSVIKETRSRFPGPMGDKNVEMIKRAFEGVRKA, encoded by the coding sequence ATGTTTGAAATTCGATGGCACGGGCGGGGAGGACAGGGCGCAGTTACAGCAAGTCAGATATTAGCGGCGGCGGCACTTCTAGACGGAAAATATGTTCAAGCATTTCCAGAGTTCGGCCCAGAAAGAGCCGGCGCACCAGTTAGAGCTTTCACCAGAATAAGCGACGAACCAATTAATATTCACAGTCAAATTTACACGCCCGACGTTGTAGTGGTCATCGACCCGACTTTGCTAAAAACAGTTAATGTAACCGAAGGCTTGATAAAAGGTGGAAAACTAATTGTTAACACCGATAAAACCCCAGAGGAAATAAAAAAGGAAGTAAACGTACAAGACACTGAAGTCTACACTGTTAACGCAACGAGAATCGCCCTCGACATAGTTGGCAGAGCCTTATTTAACACTCCTATGTTAGGTGCATTAATCAAAGCAACCGGTGTAGCATCTCTTGACTCAGTTATAAAGGAGACGCGAAGCCGGTTTCCGGGCCCAATGGGAGATAAAAATGTAGAGATGATTAAACGAGCATTTGAGGGAGTGAGAAAAGCATGA
- a CDS encoding 50S ribosomal protein L23 yields MTEDAVNLIESENKLTFIVDINSGKRDVRQAVEELYDVKIAKVNTVITPDGKKKAFVKLRPEYKASDVAVRLGML; encoded by the coding sequence ATGACTGAAGATGCTGTCAACCTTATCGAGTCCGAGAATAAACTAACGTTTATCGTTGATATTAATTCCGGAAAAAGAGATGTGCGCCAGGCAGTGGAAGAACTCTATGATGTGAAGATAGCTAAAGTTAATACGGTTATAACCCCTGATGGAAAGAAGAAAGCATTTGTGAAGCTTCGTCCAGAATATAAAGCTTCAGATGTTGCGGTAAGGCTTGGCATGCTGTAG
- the rpmC gene encoding 50S ribosomal protein L29 has protein sequence MSSEERMKKLTEFNTELTRLRAMVEAGGAVENPARIRELRKAIARIHTIEAEELRKTQRVEAKA, from the coding sequence ATGAGCTCCGAAGAGCGAATGAAGAAGCTTACCGAATTCAACACCGAGCTTACGAGGCTTCGGGCAATGGTGGAGGCTGGCGGTGCGGTAGAAAATCCGGCGAGAATTCGGGAGTTACGGAAGGCTATTGCACGAATACACACAATTGAAGCGGAGGAATTACGCAAGACTCAACGAGTGGAGGCAAAGGCGTAA
- a CDS encoding RNA-binding protein: protein MGGSFVPVRRERLSIAVPASQVSDTPHLREKTLKIGLIGRAAAIFRVNEIIIYPDLPELDQSDDANLIASILSYMEVPQYLRKRLIPFQRSLKYVGVLPPLRVPHHPTKALTTELVEGEFRDGVVVSSEKTKTLVDVGVDQLIPLDVSGLPVGKRVTVRIIEAGRNPRAALAKPEEVNIYWGYKVTVSNLPLGGLVKTRDFDLVIGTSRYGVSLLDVIEKLRLQWRSARTVLIAFGSPKHGLKEILARENFKLEDIAHFTVNTVPLQGTETVRTEEAIYISLGILNMLV from the coding sequence ATGGGGGGTTCGTTTGTTCCGGTGCGGCGTGAACGGCTTTCCATTGCCGTTCCGGCTTCACAAGTCAGCGATACGCCGCACTTAAGAGAGAAAACATTGAAGATAGGGTTGATTGGCAGGGCCGCTGCGATTTTTAGAGTTAATGAGATTATCATTTACCCGGATTTACCTGAACTGGATCAGTCAGATGACGCGAACCTAATTGCTTCAATTTTGTCGTATATGGAGGTTCCACAGTATCTTAGAAAGCGATTAATCCCTTTTCAGCGGAGTCTAAAATATGTTGGAGTTCTTCCTCCATTACGTGTACCTCATCACCCAACTAAGGCTCTAACTACTGAACTCGTTGAGGGGGAGTTTCGGGATGGAGTGGTGGTGAGCTCTGAGAAAACAAAGACTTTGGTTGATGTTGGTGTTGATCAACTTATTCCACTTGATGTTTCCGGTTTACCTGTAGGGAAAAGGGTAACTGTTCGTATTATTGAAGCAGGCCGGAATCCGCGGGCGGCGCTGGCTAAGCCTGAGGAGGTAAATATATATTGGGGGTATAAGGTTACTGTTTCAAATCTTCCGTTGGGGGGGTTGGTAAAAACCCGAGACTTTGACCTCGTGATAGGGACGTCCCGGTATGGTGTTTCCCTCTTGGATGTAATTGAAAAACTTCGGTTACAGTGGAGGTCTGCGCGAACTGTGCTTATCGCCTTCGGATCGCCGAAGCATGGGCTTAAGGAGATTTTAGCTCGCGAAAACTTTAAACTCGAGGACATTGCCCATTTCACGGTTAACACTGTTCCACTACAGGGGACAGAAACCGTCAGAACCGAGGAGGCAATTTATATCTCACTTGGTATTCTGAACATGTTGGTTTAG